Proteins from a single region of Abyssalbus ytuae:
- a CDS encoding DUF5675 family protein: MKTVVIARDDINNTHSLGICHIYDEENKLVFVSHSLERGWRDNKNKVSCIPAGNYDLKVEYSPKFGRELWEIYGVKNRRECKFHAANYWFQLNGCIALGKARADINGDGELDIIDSIKTMDEFHNIMAGDKQAKLIVLNIDVLLNR, from the coding sequence ATGAAAACAGTAGTCATAGCAAGAGATGATATTAATAACACCCATTCACTTGGGATATGTCATATCTATGATGAAGAAAATAAATTGGTTTTTGTTTCCCATTCTCTTGAAAGAGGTTGGCGGGATAATAAAAATAAGGTCAGCTGTATTCCTGCGGGAAACTATGATCTGAAAGTTGAGTATTCTCCTAAATTTGGTCGTGAATTATGGGAGATATACGGTGTTAAAAACAGGAGAGAATGTAAATTCCATGCTGCTAATTATTGGTTTCAATTAAACGGATGCATTGCATTAGGAAAAGCAAGAGCCGATATAAACGGAGACGGTGAGCTTGATATTATAGACAGTATTAAAACTATGGATGAATTTCACAATATTATGGCAGGAGATAAACAGGCAAAACTAATAGTATTGAATATAGATGTTTTATTAAATAGATAA
- a CDS encoding phosphoadenosine phosphosulfate reductase domain-containing protein gives MKNQLNIFGTEKITVTESIDLTIKSLNEYGSRHKHWAAAWSWGKDSTTVVTLITQLINTGQIPIPKTFTIFAADTRMELPPLWVSSQILTKQLQERGIKVKIVTAPIDDRFLVYILGRGVPPPSNTFRWCTGQIKVKPMENALREFIKEKKEKVLMLTGVRLGESSIRDQRINVSCSKDGSECGQGWYQSGLQNDLCATLAPILHWRVCNVWDWLKIFAPMSKYGEWNTSILADAYGGDEAEEINARTGCIGCPLASKDKALDSIIKIPEWSYLYPLKKLKPIYREMKKPQYRLRKQGGQKRKDGSLAKNQQRMGPLTIKSRKHFLDEILKIQSEINELAVHHNRPLIDLINKDEINRIEELINNNIFPNGWDGSEPLASEPLDKFYSDGSIMKRLFY, from the coding sequence ATGAAAAATCAACTAAATATATTTGGAACTGAGAAAATAACGGTTACAGAATCTATTGATTTGACTATTAAAAGCCTGAATGAATATGGTTCTAGGCATAAACATTGGGCGGCTGCTTGGAGCTGGGGAAAAGATAGTACGACAGTTGTAACTCTAATTACTCAACTTATAAATACAGGTCAAATTCCTATTCCTAAAACCTTTACAATATTTGCTGCAGATACGAGAATGGAATTACCTCCATTATGGGTGTCATCTCAAATATTAACAAAACAACTTCAGGAAAGAGGTATAAAAGTAAAAATTGTAACAGCTCCTATAGATGATAGATTCTTAGTTTATATTTTAGGACGTGGTGTTCCTCCTCCTTCAAATACTTTCAGATGGTGTACAGGTCAAATTAAAGTAAAACCTATGGAGAATGCTCTTCGAGAATTTATAAAGGAAAAAAAAGAAAAGGTTTTAATGTTAACAGGCGTAAGACTTGGTGAAAGTTCAATAAGAGATCAAAGAATAAATGTTAGTTGTTCTAAAGATGGTTCTGAATGTGGGCAAGGTTGGTATCAATCAGGACTTCAAAATGATTTATGTGCTACTCTAGCACCTATACTTCATTGGCGTGTTTGTAATGTTTGGGATTGGTTGAAAATATTCGCTCCAATGTCAAAATATGGAGAATGGAATACATCTATTCTTGCAGATGCTTATGGTGGTGATGAAGCTGAAGAAATAAATGCAAGAACCGGGTGTATAGGATGCCCGTTAGCATCAAAAGATAAAGCGTTAGATTCTATAATAAAAATACCTGAATGGTCCTATTTATATCCATTAAAAAAATTAAAACCAATTTATAGGGAAATGAAAAAGCCTCAATATAGATTAAGAAAACAAGGAGGTCAAAAAAGAAAGGATGGTAGTTTGGCAAAAAATCAACAGCGTATGGGTCCTTTAACTATTAAATCCCGAAAACACTTTCTTGATGAAATTTTAAAAATTCAATCTGAAATAAATGAGTTAGCAGTTCATCATAACAGACCTTTAATAGATTTAATTAATAAGGATGAAATAAACCGAATAGAAGAACTTATTAATAATAACATTTTTCCTAATGGATGGGATGGTTCTGAACCATTAGCAAGTGAGCCATTAGATAAATTTTATAGCGATGGAAGTATAATGAAAAGATTGTTTTATTGA
- a CDS encoding DNA methyltransferase — protein MQPYDTFLKNKIKISKPSGFNIDISEVSDQLKPHNKLMVKWMVEGGKRACFASFGLHKTVTQLEVIRLVLERTGGKGLIIIPLSVQQEFKRDALEILKWKKEPVFIRQNNQAKEDGIYLTNYESVRDGKLDPREFNVSSLDEASVLRGLGGSKTFREFMRLFTGDEGPNGNRRNSDTIHYRFVATATPSPNDYIELLAYADFLGEMDVSQAKTRFFKRDSTKADKLTLHKHKEEEFWLWVASWALFVSKPSDITGNIADDKGYILPEIQINWHEIETDHSKAGTDEKGQVRMFKDAAIGIQDSAREKRDSLHLRINKMLNLRKEDIEAHRIIWHDLESERIAIEKSINSVVSIYGKQQYNLREQAIIDFSNGKIKELAAKPVIAGSGCNFQRHCHWAIYLGIGFKFNDFIQSVHRIQRFLQKHTVRIDLIYTEAERIIRKQLERKWNNHNKMVEKMTEIIKKYGLSHQEMSKKLSRKIGVDRIEIKGDRYTLVNNDNVKELPRIESNSVGLVLTSIPFVNQYEYSPNYADYGHSENNEEFFRQMDYSTPEVLRALMPGRIAAIHVKDRIIPGGLNGLGFQTVYPFHLETIQHFTKHGFAYIGMKTIITDVVRENNQTYRLGWTEQCKDGTKMGVGMPEYLLLFRKPPSENSNSYADIPVLKDKEKYSRSRWQVDAHGFTRSSGNRCLKPEELSKLEHDVIFKEFKRFSLNSIYDFEHHVKIGETLDIKGKLPTSFMLLQPQSWSDEVWSDITRMLTLNGSQWSKGKEMHLCPMQFDIADRVIEQMSNEGDVVLDYFSGIGTVPYRAVLKNRIGYGIELSHSYFLDGASYCKAAEQKLKMPTLFDVLELNKKN, from the coding sequence ATGCAGCCATACGATACATTTTTAAAGAATAAAATAAAAATATCAAAACCAAGCGGGTTTAATATTGATATATCTGAGGTTTCTGATCAATTGAAACCTCATAATAAACTCATGGTTAAATGGATGGTTGAAGGCGGTAAACGTGCATGCTTTGCTTCATTTGGGTTACATAAAACAGTTACTCAGCTGGAGGTTATTAGATTGGTATTGGAAAGGACCGGAGGAAAAGGCCTCATCATTATACCGTTGAGTGTACAACAAGAGTTTAAACGTGATGCTTTAGAAATTCTAAAGTGGAAAAAAGAACCGGTATTTATCCGACAAAATAATCAGGCTAAAGAGGATGGAATTTATCTCACTAATTATGAAAGTGTAAGAGATGGTAAACTGGATCCTAGAGAATTTAATGTATCAAGTCTGGATGAAGCTTCTGTTTTGAGAGGTTTAGGCGGCTCAAAAACATTTCGTGAATTCATGAGGTTGTTTACTGGAGATGAAGGTCCAAACGGTAACAGAAGAAATTCTGATACAATTCATTATCGTTTCGTGGCAACGGCCACTCCTTCACCAAACGATTATATTGAGTTGTTGGCATATGCTGATTTCTTAGGAGAAATGGATGTTTCTCAGGCAAAAACAAGGTTTTTCAAAAGAGATTCTACAAAAGCGGATAAACTTACCCTTCATAAACATAAAGAAGAAGAATTCTGGTTATGGGTAGCTTCATGGGCATTGTTTGTTAGCAAACCATCAGATATTACAGGAAATATTGCAGATGATAAAGGATATATTCTTCCTGAGATACAAATAAATTGGCATGAGATAGAAACAGATCATTCAAAGGCGGGTACCGACGAAAAAGGACAGGTACGAATGTTTAAAGACGCGGCTATAGGAATACAGGATTCTGCTAGGGAAAAAAGAGACAGTCTACATCTTAGGATTAACAAGATGCTTAATTTAAGGAAAGAAGATATAGAAGCACATAGGATTATATGGCATGATCTTGAGAGTGAAAGAATTGCTATAGAAAAATCGATTAATAGTGTAGTTAGTATTTATGGGAAACAACAATATAATTTACGGGAACAGGCTATTATAGATTTTTCAAACGGTAAAATAAAAGAATTAGCTGCTAAACCTGTAATAGCAGGTTCTGGATGTAATTTTCAAAGACATTGCCATTGGGCTATTTATCTTGGAATAGGTTTCAAATTCAATGATTTTATACAATCGGTTCATAGAATTCAAAGGTTTCTTCAAAAACATACCGTACGAATAGATCTTATTTATACCGAAGCAGAAAGGATCATCAGAAAACAACTTGAAAGAAAATGGAATAATCACAATAAAATGGTTGAAAAAATGACTGAAATCATAAAAAAGTATGGGTTGTCTCATCAGGAGATGTCAAAAAAATTATCCCGTAAAATAGGTGTTGATCGTATTGAAATTAAAGGAGATAGATATACATTGGTGAATAACGACAATGTGAAAGAATTACCAAGAATAGAAAGTAATTCGGTAGGGCTAGTACTCACATCTATTCCATTCGTAAATCAATACGAATATTCTCCAAACTATGCAGATTACGGTCACTCTGAAAATAATGAAGAATTCTTCAGACAAATGGATTATTCCACACCTGAAGTTTTAAGAGCTCTTATGCCTGGAAGAATAGCAGCTATTCATGTGAAGGATAGAATTATACCCGGAGGACTTAACGGACTAGGTTTTCAGACGGTTTATCCTTTTCATTTAGAAACAATTCAACACTTTACAAAACATGGTTTCGCATATATAGGAATGAAAACTATTATAACGGATGTAGTCAGGGAGAATAATCAGACGTATCGTCTCGGATGGACAGAACAATGTAAAGATGGTACCAAAATGGGTGTAGGTATGCCGGAATATTTATTATTGTTTAGAAAACCACCTTCTGAAAACTCAAACAGCTATGCAGATATACCGGTATTGAAGGACAAAGAAAAATATTCGAGATCCAGATGGCAGGTAGACGCTCATGGCTTTACAAGATCTTCAGGAAACAGATGTTTAAAACCGGAAGAACTATCCAAATTAGAACACGATGTTATATTTAAAGAGTTTAAAAGATTTTCATTGAATAGTATCTATGACTTTGAACATCATGTTAAAATAGGAGAAACACTAGACATTAAAGGAAAGCTTCCAACCTCATTTATGTTACTTCAACCTCAAAGCTGGTCCGATGAAGTGTGGTCAGATATCACACGAATGCTCACGCTAAACGGAAGTCAGTGGAGCAAAGGAAAAGAAATGCATTTATGCCCTATGCAGTTTGATATAGCAGACAGGGTTATAGAACAAATGAGTAATGAGGGAGATGTTGTGTTGGATTATTTCTCAGGAATAGGAACAGTTCCGTACAGAGCTGTTTTAAAAAACAGGATAGGTTACGGAATAGAACTGAGTCACTCGTATTTTTTAGATGGAGCTTCATATTGTAAAGCAGCAGAACAAAAATTAAAAATGCCAACATTATTTGATGTGTTAGAATTAAATAAAAAAAATTGA
- the dnaG gene encoding DNA primase: MPFISKYFIDKLLDESNILDIIKDFVDLKKSGTNWQGLSPFTKEQTPSFMVSESKQIWKDFSTSKGGNNAISFLMEKGKTFVEAIEYIAGKYGKEIEYEDTKESKAYQEKITKQNDLRPILKATINQYLNKFTELPENHPAKEEVYGKRKYNQDIVDTYQIGYAPGSNFIYNILKEQGLFNDGKQIGIVSDKHDFFNHRVTYTIFDNNGNPVGMAGRDLSGDNKPKIKWLNSKESVLYDKSKVWYGLHLAKEKILQTSRAYVVEGYNDVIAWQTNDIENTVAPCGTSITYGQIKLLKKYADTVVFCMDPDSSGEKSVLRNIPLFLESGFRTSVVKLPCDPDDFSRTYKEEIDKKGLEQTLQKNSTQEDGFKTLLKQLSGKDEIEKTDIAKQLCEIISKVSDDGHRMIYIKWLQKDSGLTKKVVEDWVKKFTLSAEAESLRKIAEFNSEYQFPKGIEPTEALISTVKKYQIFQAKDQIYIMVGDNPPYAFRSISNFSIEIIQHMQDEKFPMKLVRIKNVHGLEKIFDVPSESMNTPMQFDNSVTAHGNFLYTGGRNEFQKLRAFLFDRMGNGRKIDVLGWQPEGFWSWNNKITVPGKTSIDIDENGVFKFEGVSYYVPSANKIYANNPFMYEGQKKMLCNTPSFNLTSYMLQLKKVHRDHAITSILFSLATPFQDLVVSAIKNFPLLFLSGPPSTGKDQLAACCQGFFGIPQTGIGLASGISTAKAKVREFAQFSNIIAQLSEYKRGDTHLDEMLKDLWDRRGYKRGNLNSHVGNESIPILSSVIITSNDFPDNDALLTRVIWEEMVLQNFSDESIKEYEKLEDMNKEVVSGFIDDLIHAREDFEKQFKRKYRGAKDMLSSLLPETKSRIIGNYSVLFATYQIFEEKVSFPFSKTEMLEHFKSRIEALERKLATASTVSKWWDCFLASLRGHKDDRLRVGHDLKVEGTILFFNFTNSYLKIQRQWYVQYRENAPGKSIMMDQLRKEDSFIRYENYTRMDSGRSSKRTSAYVIDMERLGRDLLEEITDAVNFQLDEGTTFNNPNSPVTPENQNNNEKTDENGEPELPF, translated from the coding sequence ATGCCTTTTATCTCAAAATATTTTATTGACAAATTACTTGATGAATCTAATATTTTAGATATAATCAAAGATTTTGTTGATCTTAAAAAATCCGGTACAAACTGGCAGGGACTTTCACCCTTTACAAAAGAACAAACTCCCAGTTTCATGGTATCTGAGTCAAAACAAATATGGAAAGATTTTTCCACTAGTAAAGGAGGTAATAATGCTATTTCATTCCTTATGGAAAAAGGGAAAACATTTGTTGAAGCTATAGAATATATTGCCGGTAAATATGGAAAGGAAATTGAATATGAGGACACTAAAGAATCAAAGGCATATCAGGAAAAAATAACAAAACAAAACGATCTTCGGCCTATCTTAAAGGCAACTATTAACCAATATTTAAATAAGTTTACAGAATTACCTGAAAATCACCCTGCAAAAGAGGAAGTTTACGGAAAAAGAAAATACAACCAGGATATAGTTGACACCTATCAAATAGGGTATGCTCCGGGGAGTAATTTTATTTATAACATTCTTAAAGAACAAGGCTTATTTAATGATGGCAAACAAATAGGTATCGTTTCTGATAAACATGACTTTTTCAACCACCGGGTTACTTATACCATTTTTGATAATAATGGTAATCCTGTAGGTATGGCAGGTCGTGACTTGTCAGGTGATAATAAACCTAAAATAAAATGGCTCAACTCAAAAGAAAGTGTTTTATATGATAAAAGTAAAGTTTGGTATGGCTTACACTTAGCAAAAGAAAAAATTTTACAAACATCAAGAGCCTATGTGGTAGAAGGGTATAATGATGTCATTGCCTGGCAAACGAATGATATTGAAAATACCGTGGCCCCTTGCGGAACAAGTATAACATATGGCCAAATAAAACTCCTTAAAAAATATGCTGACACAGTCGTATTTTGTATGGATCCTGATAGTAGTGGAGAAAAGTCTGTTTTAAGAAATATCCCATTATTTTTAGAAAGTGGATTCAGGACATCTGTCGTTAAACTTCCCTGCGACCCTGATGATTTTTCAAGAACATATAAAGAAGAAATTGATAAAAAAGGTTTAGAACAAACGCTTCAAAAAAACTCCACACAGGAAGATGGATTTAAAACATTGTTAAAACAGCTTTCCGGGAAAGATGAAATAGAAAAAACGGATATAGCAAAACAATTATGTGAGATCATTTCAAAAGTATCTGATGACGGGCATAGAATGATCTACATTAAATGGTTGCAAAAGGACAGCGGGCTAACTAAAAAAGTAGTTGAAGATTGGGTGAAGAAATTCACGTTATCAGCCGAAGCCGAGTCATTAAGGAAAATAGCTGAATTTAACTCAGAATACCAATTCCCAAAAGGAATTGAACCTACAGAGGCGTTAATATCCACCGTTAAAAAATACCAGATATTTCAGGCAAAAGATCAGATTTATATCATGGTTGGCGATAATCCGCCATATGCTTTCAGAAGTATAAGCAACTTTTCAATAGAGATCATACAGCACATGCAGGATGAAAAATTCCCTATGAAACTTGTCCGGATAAAAAATGTACATGGCCTTGAAAAAATATTCGATGTCCCAAGTGAAAGCATGAATACCCCTATGCAATTTGATAATTCGGTTACTGCCCATGGTAATTTTCTATATACCGGTGGTAGAAATGAGTTTCAAAAACTTAGGGCCTTTCTTTTTGACCGAATGGGAAATGGAAGAAAAATTGATGTATTGGGATGGCAACCTGAAGGTTTTTGGTCATGGAACAATAAAATAACCGTCCCTGGTAAAACTTCAATTGATATTGATGAGAACGGGGTTTTTAAATTTGAAGGTGTTAGCTATTATGTACCAAGTGCAAATAAAATATATGCAAACAATCCATTCATGTATGAAGGTCAGAAGAAGATGCTATGCAACACTCCTTCTTTCAACCTTACCAGTTACATGCTTCAACTAAAAAAAGTACACAGGGACCATGCTATCACTTCTATATTATTTTCCCTGGCGACACCATTTCAGGATTTAGTGGTAAGCGCAATTAAAAATTTCCCTTTACTTTTTTTAAGTGGCCCTCCTTCTACAGGAAAAGACCAGTTAGCTGCATGCTGTCAGGGATTTTTCGGGATTCCGCAAACTGGAATCGGATTAGCTTCAGGAATAAGTACTGCAAAAGCAAAAGTCAGGGAATTTGCCCAATTCAGCAATATAATTGCACAGTTATCAGAATATAAAAGAGGTGATACTCATTTGGATGAAATGTTAAAAGACCTTTGGGACAGGCGTGGATATAAAAGAGGAAACCTGAATAGCCATGTAGGTAATGAAAGTATTCCAATCCTTTCATCTGTAATTATAACATCCAATGATTTTCCGGATAATGACGCCCTACTTACAAGGGTGATATGGGAAGAAATGGTATTACAGAATTTCTCGGATGAAAGTATTAAGGAATATGAAAAACTTGAAGATATGAATAAAGAAGTTGTTTCTGGTTTTATAGATGACCTTATACATGCTAGGGAAGATTTCGAAAAACAATTTAAGAGAAAATACAGGGGAGCAAAAGATATGTTAAGTTCCCTGCTACCCGAAACAAAGAGTAGGATAATAGGAAATTATTCTGTTCTTTTCGCCACTTACCAGATTTTTGAAGAGAAGGTATCCTTCCCATTTTCAAAAACTGAAATGTTAGAGCATTTCAAATCACGTATTGAAGCCTTGGAGAGAAAACTTGCCACGGCCAGTACTGTAAGTAAGTGGTGGGATTGCTTTCTGGCGTCACTAAGAGGTCATAAAGACGATAGGCTTCGCGTTGGCCATGACCTTAAAGTAGAAGGAACTATTCTTTTTTTCAATTTCACTAATTCATATTTAAAAATACAAAGGCAATGGTACGTACAATACCGGGAGAATGCTCCAGGTAAAAGTATTATGATGGACCAATTAAGAAAAGAAGATTCATTTATTAGATATGAAAATTACACCAGGATGGACTCCGGAAGATCATCAAAAAGGACAAGTGCATATGTGATAGATATGGAACGTTTAGGTCGTGATTTACTCGAAGAAATTACTGATGCTGTTAATTTTCAATTGGATGAAGGCACAACTTTTAATAATCCTAATTCCCCTGTTACCCCAGAAAATCAAAATAATAACGAAAAAACTGATGAAAATGGAGAACCAGAGCTTCCTTTTTAA
- a CDS encoding LuxR C-terminal-related transcriptional regulator, whose amino-acid sequence MNTKINHQFTPTQVFHRLQAGILPGDHKIEMFGIRETRKVYFSQNGEIKPLSKLPKELMDQLIEQLLSDNVALRDLKDLTTEKMLEEYAFCLYGTADSDADFTDSGDLKGSENFRCGDNCKCLRWKTKKVLINNKHLTRHKINILDAISTGLTDKEIAEKFHISESTLNTHKKELFDYFKVKSSRELISKAIKKNILQ is encoded by the coding sequence ATGAACACGAAAATTAATCATCAATTCACTCCTACTCAGGTTTTTCACAGACTACAGGCTGGCATACTTCCAGGTGACCATAAGATAGAGATGTTCGGAATACGTGAAACACGTAAAGTATATTTTTCTCAAAACGGAGAAATTAAGCCTTTGTCAAAATTACCAAAGGAATTAATGGACCAGTTAATAGAACAGTTATTAAGTGATAATGTAGCATTGAGGGACTTGAAAGACCTAACCACTGAAAAGATGCTTGAAGAGTATGCTTTTTGTCTTTATGGAACTGCAGATTCAGATGCAGATTTCACAGATTCAGGAGATCTTAAAGGGTCTGAGAATTTCAGATGTGGGGACAACTGTAAATGTTTACGATGGAAAACAAAAAAGGTATTGATAAACAATAAACATCTTACACGTCATAAAATAAACATACTTGACGCTATATCGACAGGACTTACCGACAAGGAAATAGCTGAAAAGTTTCATATATCCGAGAGTACTCTTAATACCCATAAGAAAGAGCTTTTTGATTACTTCAAAGTTAAAAGCAGCAGGGAACTTATTTCGAAAGCGATAAAAAAAAACATACTACAATGA
- a CDS encoding helix-turn-helix domain-containing protein, giving the protein MSILERILHIRKHSGLSTRQFEFKIGKSNGYINQLKKRGSSPAADVISKIIESYPEYNLQWLMTGEGDMYSKNVDLSSEPAAKYQDKKSIDQIVDERIDIRIKSELENYKSTLIQLIIDELDKEIIASNKKLKKP; this is encoded by the coding sequence ATGAGTATATTGGAAAGAATACTTCACATACGAAAACATAGTGGTTTAAGTACCAGGCAATTCGAGTTTAAAATAGGGAAATCAAACGGATATATTAATCAATTGAAAAAAAGGGGTAGTTCTCCTGCAGCTGATGTAATCTCTAAAATAATCGAAAGTTACCCTGAATATAATCTACAGTGGTTAATGACCGGAGAAGGAGATATGTATAGTAAAAATGTGGATTTAAGTTCTGAACCTGCAGCAAAATATCAAGATAAAAAATCCATAGATCAAATTGTTGATGAGCGTATTGATATTAGGATAAAATCAGAGTTGGAAAATTATAAGTCAACATTAATACAGTTAATAATTGATGAGCTTGATAAAGAAATTATAGCGTCGAATAAAAAACTTAAAAA